A window from Malassezia japonica chromosome 1, complete sequence encodes these proteins:
- a CDS encoding uncharacterized protein (COG:U; COG:Y; EggNog:ENOG503NYWN): MDALVQCLEHSLSSAQNLRSDAEQALQQRAYPRNDASGAFGVELAQVFASDATALPIRQAAGIALKKYVYERWSIFFEEHLRTAKSVGEGGDGAVPPDAKHAVHTLLLQALGDAGRKVRLLAAQLLSIIGSCDFPDHFPELLPELQKDLGAYASSDPRAADKVHGAMKFLADFVQSELDENQLLVVSKEFIPLLQSILSDTSAAFSAHTKARCVLVFRQCLTSLYTVRDAYADMVKQAVDHYLPPWLEALQAMLDPAFYAQANWADAATWEELGLRREVIRTLGVASRFRRHFGVRGTEVLGVCLANLEALAPLFSSVDLVEEPRYEEPPAPEGDSDVVSGIAALAMTTLSFFSETLETPSMRELLISGGTGGDGAATPAFAQLVEALATFAQITREDEETFVDDPSAFVEEDDEENMLVTLRTSTADLLDQLLDVYPLPTLRALPTLVTEVQRLAATRRAADGTWWKLPEATLMLVGNMHNLIEEVVETMDVPFFQPTAIVHELAVPNLAPSTPSFLRGRSFVFVSQYVGDLGASFGREVFAAAIQVLHAPDAEAPLHVKLSAVRAVRNFAQLSESLSTSDAQAILQELGPLLLQATGSPLVLIMDAIEAALSGAKFAEGDAPVLVDVARAALSAWRTHSMDPQVEISIAALLESLVRIRSAANATVRLALEIAAQALQEDERGEGLGASAAALARSVLASAEAAALDGAVPHFLPPAAQYLLRGSDLEASQSLLFCLTLLWQKRAEDMLAWHGEGVDALGLILRIVQEQLQMDEAACSMPLGVLLVTLFLQAGAHGSSMAGLGAVMPGLVRALAAKLATATSVDAAMALLFPLTYLFAEHTTDVIGLLGHVDVATVHGEANALRVVVAKWLEHAEMAIGRSVGNLNTLALARLLEHWPAELDTLTTNGAVRASADNST, encoded by the coding sequence atggacgcgctcgtgcaaTGCCTGGAGCACTCGCTCTCTAGCGCGCAGAacctgcgcagcgacgcagagcaggcgctgcagcagcgtgcctACCCACGTAACGatgcgagcggcgcgtttGGCgtggagctcgcgcaggtctTTGCCTCGGACGCGACTGCCCTTCCCATCCGCCAGGCGGCGGGCATCGCGCTCAAAAAGTACGTGTACGAGCGCTGGTCGATCTTTTTTGAGGAGCacctgcgcacggccaagAGCGTTGGCGAGGGGGGGgacggcgccgtgccgcccgACGCCAAGCACGCGGTTCacacgctcctcctccaggccctcggcgacgcggggcgcaaggtgcgcctcctcgccgcgcagctcctgtCGATCATTGGCAGCTGCGACTTTCCAGACCACTTTCCCGAGCTCCTGCCTGAGCTGCAAAAGGATTTGGGCGCGTACGCATCGAGCGacccgcgcgcggcggacAAGGTGCACGGTGCGATGAAGTTCCTCGCGGACTTTGTGCAgagcgagctcgacgagaacCAGCTGCTGGTGGTCTCGAAGGAGTTTATTCCGCTGCTGCAGAGCATCCTCAGCGacacgagcgcggcgtttTCGGCGCACACTaaggcgcgctgcgtgctgGTCTTTCGGCAGTGCCTCACGTCACTGTACACTGTGCGCGATGCCTACGCTGATATGGTCAAGCAGGCTGTCGACCACTACTTGCCCCCGtggctcgaggcgctgcaggcgatGCTCGATCCCGCGTTTTATGCACAGGCCAACTgggccgacgcggcgacgtgggaggagcttggcctgcgccgcgaggtgatccgcacgctcggcgtcgcatCGCGCTTCCGCAGGCACTTTGGCGTGCGGGGCACCGAGGTGCTGGGTGTGTGCCTCGCgaacctcgaggcgctcgcgccgctcttttCGAGCGTGGATCTCGTGGAAGAGCCGCGATACGAGgagccgccggcgcccgaggGCGACTCGGACGTCGTGTCTGGCATTGCCGCGCTGGCCATGACCACGCTCTCCTTCTTTtccgagacgctcgagacgccgtccatgcgcgagctgctcatttccggcggcaccggcggcgacggcgcggcgacgcctgcctttgcgcagctcgtcgaggcgctcgcgaccttTGCACAGATCACgcgcgaggacgaagagACGTTTGTCGACGACCCGTCGGCGTTtgtcgaggaggacgacgaagaAAACATGCTTgtgacgctgcgcacctcgaccgccgacctgctcgaccagctcctGGACGTGTACCcgctgccgacgctgcgtgcgctgccgacgctcgtcaccgaggtgcagcgcctcgctgcgacgcgccgcgcagctgaCGGAACCTGGTGGAAGCTCCCGGAAGCGACGCTGATGCTCGTCGGCAACATGCACAACCTGATTGAGGAGGTGGTTGAGACGATGGACGTCCCCTTTTTCCAGCCCACGGCGATTgtgcacgagctcgcggtACCGAATCTCGCGCCCAGTACGCCGTCCTTCTTGCGGGGGCGCAGCTTTGTGTTTGTGTCGCAgtacgtcggcgacctcggcgcctcgtTTGGGCGCGAGGTGTTTGCCGCGGCGATACAGGtgctgcacgcgccggacgccgaggcgccgctccaCGTCAAGCTCTCGGCAgtgcgtgcggtgcgcaactttgcgcagctgagcgagtcgctgagcacgagcgacgcacaGGCCATCCTCCAGGAGCTGGGGCCGCTCCTTCTCCAGGCGAccggctcgccgctcgtccTCATCATGGACgcgatcgaggcggcgctctcgGGTGCCAAGTTTGCggagggcgacgcgccggtgcttgtcgacgtcgcgcgtgccgcgctcaGTGCATGGCGCACGCACTCGATGGATCCCCAGGTCGAGATCTccatcgcggcgctcctcgagtcgctcgtgcgcatccgcagcgcggcgaatGCCACGGTGCgtctggcgctcgagatcgcggcacaggcgctgcaggaggACGAGCGGGGCGAGGGACTCggtgcgagcgccgcggcgcttgcgcgcagcgtcctggcgagcgccgaggcggccgcgctcgacggcgccgtgccgcacTTTCTcccgcccgccgcgcagtACCTGCTGCGGGGCTCGGACCTGGAGGCGTCGCAAAGCCTCCTCTTTTGCCTGACGCTCCTGTGGCAaaagcgcgccgaggacaTGCTGGCGTGGCATGGCGAGGGCGTCGACGCACTCGGGCTCATCCTGCGCATCGTGCAGGAGCAGCTGCAGATGGACGAGGCTGCGTGCAGCatgccgctcggcgtgttGCTCGTCACGCTCTTTCTCCAAgccggcgcgcacggctcgtcgatggcgggcctcggcgcggtgatGCCCGGCCTCGTacgtgcgctcgcggcgaaGCTCGCGACGGCCACGTCGGTGGACGCGGCGATGGCGTTGCTGTTCCCCCTCACGTACCTCTTTGCGGAGCACACGACCGACGTGATCGGTCTCCTTGGCCACGTCGATGTCGCGACGGtgcacggcgaggcgaacgcgctgcgtgtcgtcgTGGCCAAGtggctcgagcacgccgagatGGCGATCGGCCGCTCGGTCGGCAACCTGAATACccttgcgctggcgcgcctcTTGGAGCACTGGCCGGCggagctcgacacgctcacGACCAATGGCGCagtgcgtgcgtcggcagACAACAGTACGTAA